The following are from one region of the Remersonia thermophila strain ATCC 22073 chromosome 6, whole genome shotgun sequence genome:
- a CDS encoding 40S ribosomal protein eS8, with the protein MGISRDSRHKRAATGAKRAFYRKKRAFEAGRQAANTRIGPKRIHVVRTRGGNHKYRALRLDSGNFAWASEGITRKTRVIVVAYHPSNNELVRTNTLTKSAVVQIDAAPFRQWYEAHYGQPLGRRRQQKQGQTVEEVKKSKSVEKKQAARFAAHGKVDPALEKQFEAGRLYAVISSRPGQSGRCDGYILEGEELAFYQRKIHHK; encoded by the exons ATGGGTATTTCTCGGGACTCTCGGCATAAGCGCGCCGCCACTGGCGCCAAGCGGGC TTTTTACC GGAAGAAGAGAGCCTTCGAGGCTGGTcgccaggccgccaacaCCCGTATCGGCCCCAAGCGCATCCACGTTGTCCGCACCCGCGGTGGCAACCACAAGTACCgtgcgctccgcctcgactCGGGTAACTTcgcctgggcctcggagGGCATCACCCGCAAGACCCGTGTCATTGTTGTTGCCT ACCACCCCTCGAACAACGAGCTTGTCCGCACCAACACCCTGACCAAGTCGGCCGTCGTCCAGATCGACGCGGCTCCTTTCCGCCAGTGGTACGAGGCCCACTACGGccagcccctcggccgccgcaggcagcagaagcaggGCCAGACCGTGGAGGAGGTCAAGAAAAGCAAGTCGgtcgagaagaagcaggccgctcgcttcgccgcccacggcaaggtcgacccggccctcgagAAGCAGTTCGAGGCCGGCCGTCTGTACGCCGTCATCTCGAGCCGCCCCGGCCAGTCCGGCCGCTGCGACGGCTACATCCTTGAGGGTGAGGAGCTCGCCTTCTACCAGCGCAAGATCCACCACAAGTAA
- a CDS encoding 40S ribosomal protein eS6 — MKLNISYPANGSQKLFEVEDERKLRHFYDKRMGAEVAGDPLGDEWKGYILRITGGNDKQGFPMKQGVMTHARVRLLLSDGHSCYRPRRSGERKRKSVRGCIVSHDLSVLALSIVKKGEQEIPGLTDTVHPKRLGPKRATKIRRFFGLSKDDDVRKYVIRREVQPKGEGKKAYTKAPRIQRLVTPQRLQHKRHRIALKRRQAEKVKDEANEYAQILAKRVAEAKAQKADARARRASSLRK, encoded by the exons ATGAAG CTGAACATTTCGTACCCTGCGAACGGCTCGCAGAAGCTGTTCGAGGTGGAAGATGAGCGGAAGCTGAGGCACTTCTATGA CAAGCGC ATGGGCGCTGAGGTGGCCGGCGACCCGCTTGGCGATGAGTGGAAGGGCTACATCCTCCGCATTACCGGCGGCAACGACAAGCAGGGTTTCCCGATGAAGCAGGGTGTCATGACCCACGCCCGTGTCCGCCTCCTGCTCTCCGACGGCCACTCGTGCtaccgcccccgccgcagcggcgagcgcaagcgcaagtCGGTCCGCGGTTGCATCGTCAGCCACGATCTCTCGGTTCTGGCCCTCTCGATCgtcaagaagggcgagcAGGAAATCCCCGGCCTGACCGACACCGTCCACCCcaagcgcctcggccccaaGCGTGCCACCAAGATCCGCCGTTTCTTCGGCCTCAGCAAGGATGACGAT GTCCGCAAGTACGTCATCAGGCGCGAGGTCCAGCCTAAGGGTGAGGGCAAGAAGGCCTACACCAAGGCTCCTCGCATCCAGCGCCTGGTCACTCCCCAGCGCCTGCAGCACAAGCGTCACCGCATCGCGCTCAAGCGCCGCCAGGCTGAGAAGGTCAAGGATGAGGCG AACGAGTACGCCCAGATCCTGGCCAAGCgtgtcgccgaggccaaggcccagaaggccgatgcccgcgcccggcgcgccAGCTCTCTCCGCAAGTAA